Genomic DNA from Setaria italica strain Yugu1 chromosome V, Setaria_italica_v2.0, whole genome shotgun sequence:
AGCACCACGGAAGAGAGTAAACACTTTCGTTTCAGTACGTATGATCGAGCCCAGTGGGCACGGAGAGGCACCTACCTTTGCCGGTACACCACACGTCGCTAAAGTGGTGTCCTCAACAACCGAACACTGCCCCGGTACCACTCGCACGTTTCGTACGGACTCTAGTGGATGGACGCGCAGTTACGCCATGTACGGCCGTAGAAGAAACGTCTGGGACTGGGGCTGAACGAAGCAGCGACCAGTTCACACCACGGATCGTCCGGAGCCCGATCGAAGCCTGCGGGTCGGGACGCAGGCGCTCTCACGGGCGCACATGGCGTGGATGCCCTGCCGGTGCCGGGACCGCCCGCGCGGCCGGGCGACAGGAGTAACGGGCGCCTGGAAGTGGGAAACGCCCATTCGCTTTCACACGGTCCATGCCATGCCCCGCGCCGGCCTTGAATTCATTGATTCATTCACACGCCACCGCGATCGATATCGATCCATCCCTTTGTTTGCCCGTGCATGGcgcgcgcccggcgcccggcaCTGGCATGGCTCGTGGCGGCCGTGCGCGCGTGCCTCCGATCTGACCCCTTGGATGCCGCCTGGCCCTGCTGTAGCCATCTACGCCTGCCTTTCTACTCCTAGCCAATGGACCGTGCTAATGACACCGGCCTGCTCCGACCATGGACAGCAGAACAGGCGACAAGATCTGCCGAGCATACAATGGCGGGGATTCATTGCTGTGCCTGTACTGCTAGAGCTACGGTACCTTGGGTTGGTGTGCACTGTagtcactaccggaaacagaaagttcgccgagtgcctggggcactcggcgaaagcccaaaaacactcggcgaaacgtttgccgagtgtaacactcggcaaacggcacacagTAAATTTTGAGTCgacaaagttaactttgccgagtgttttctgtcgtgcactcggcgaagctttcgccgagtgacaaaaaaacactcggtaaacatatttttcgaaaaaaataaaaaaaaccaaaaacgCCAGCCggcaccactgccggccaccaccaccggcctccaccaccggcctccaccaccgccgcctcgccacagccgccgcccaccggcctccaccaccgccacaactaccacccgccaccacgccgcctcgccacggccgccgccccccacgccacctcgccacggccgccgcccgccacgccgccacatcCGCCAGGGAGGGGCGGGCCGACCGGAGCTTCCGGCGGCCGACCTTGTCGACCAGGACGATGGATACCACGGTGGTGGGCCGTGCGTCACCAGGGAGGGGATCCGgtcgggggagggagggccgccTCCCATCCTGNNNNNNNNNNNNNNNNNNNNNNNNNNNNNNNNNNNNNNNNNNNNNNNNNNNNNNNNNNNNNNNNNNNNNNNNNNNNNNNNNNNNNNNNNNNNNNNNNNNNNNNNNNNNNNNNNNNNNNNNNNNNNNNNNNNNNNNNNNNNNNNNNNNNNNNNNNNNNNNNNNNNCGGGGtttggttttgccgagtgtcctatgtggacactcggtaaagggtttctttgccgagtgtccaacgtaggacactcggcaaattttttctgaaaaaaattaaaaaatatctaacagtttcaaaaaaataccaaattttcacacgaaccaatatatattctctattgactatacaaaaagttttgtagtcaaaccaaactcgaccgtcacttcgactctaaaaatcttatcgaatcctctcaaagttactattcttcttctaagATGCTTCGctttgtaatcattgtacatgatgaaatgtgcaaaaccttctcaatttttttccacagcctccacgtattatatcatcacatcatgacaaatctcatgtttttcagactttgcttgtttttttacaatttaaaaatactactgccacacgttcatggtcgtgtttcctgaacaagatgttcgaaatttcttttcatttcatgggacAGGTCTaaaaattgggccaaataacatgaatatcatttttctacccattttgttccataatttgaatcacttgcagttcaaatttgacttaaaccaaaaatttccttgaaatacaattaattaaataaatatagcaaataaatccaaaaatataccaaattttaacatggagtaccacatgttgtatttggggagtagaaaaaatttcatggtgaaaagaggaaaaaaaattatttttttgccgagtgtcaaaaaagacattCGGCAATACCGaatgtcttttttgacactcggcaaagccccctctttgccgagtgttttttttgacactcggcaaagagggtggtttgccgagtgttttttatttgacactcggcaaagccccgatttgccgagtattttttttttgtcgagtgtttttggcttggcactcgtcGAAGAGCTTGTTtaccgagtgctcgaaaaaaaacactcgacaaaaaaaatacactcggcaatttttagcttttccGTAGTGAGTGCAATGCGGATGAGCTCAAGCGTTGCTCCATCCTGCGCTGTTAACCCCTGTTTCATTGCTGCGAGAAATAGCGTTAACCGTGTTTCACTGTGGCTATGTACGGCTTGAGGTTTTCAGTACCGTCCCGTCTCTCTTTCTGTCCTTTTGCTGAAGCCCGCCTGCAGCGGACGAGCCATGTGGTGCTGTTTGCAACACCAACCACCATGACAGTATGACACGAGTGGATTAAAGCCTCAAACTGCTAGGTGCTAAGTTACTACTTAGATCGGGATCAGCCAGTCAGGTTCAGTTTGGCTTCCTTTTTCTTGACTTCTCATCGGTTCCAAGCCAAGCATGAATGCATGGTCAACGCCTACCGGAGGCATCACGCCATCACCTATTCACCTCAACTGTCATATCTGCCTAGAGCTGGAATCGTTGACCATGCAAGCGAGCGATCGACTCTCTCACGATTTCTAGTCTACTACTAGATGTTTAATCCAAGCAAGTTAGCCTCTCCTTGAGAGAGGAGCAATCACAAATTGTGTGTTTGAATTTGATCCTACCATCTCCTGATCCACTGAAGTCCCAGCTGTGCCAATGGTCGCCTCATAGTTCTTGCCGTCTTGGTGGCCATCCCCCGTCGTCCTCGCGCATGCTGTCGGCGAAAACGACCTCTGATTCGACGTGATCTGCATGTGACCACGGGTaaacgacgagtcgacgacgacATTGCATCCGCTGCTACGAAGAGCGACAACGACGCAACTACCCAAGTAGTTAGCTGCTGCAGTTCCCGCAGTAATGGCGTGAGACAACGCAGGAGCCAATCCCCAATGGCGGCTGATAACCCACATGACAATTGACGACGCAAAGAGGAATTGATCCTTGGCGGTCCAGCTGGAGTGAGTTGCATGTCGTTGTCGCGTTCCCCTGGCCGTACGGTGGAGCAGAGTTCCCTCACTTGTTTGTTCTGTCACTCTGCCAAAGCAGCTCAGCTACCTCGTTGTTCTTTATAGACGAATGAGAATCGGTGCATTAGGAATCCAAAGGAGAGCAGACTGAGCAGTTGTTCCTAACGCAAAATGGATAGAAAAATAGTGCTGCACGCAGGACCGTGGAAATGGTATCTTTTGTATCCTCGGCGAGACGGCGACCGAATTCCCCCTCCGCAAGACCGAATTTTGGTTGACGGAGACGGCGGTACCTgcctaaggtcccgtttggatacacaacgctaaactttagcacagtgttaaactttagcactccatttgagggtgctaaagtttagcacttggggttgtttggatacagtgctaaagtttagcacattgggtgagaaatgactacattaccctcatttatgactgtcttggggaaaagtggagaggagagagaggggggcagcaggggaaaaaataagcttgggaccacttttagcactcattagcaccttttagcaccccttgggtgtgctaaagaaaatgggggtgctaaactttagcacaccccttttagcactcctgtttgggagcccaagtgctaaaaggtgctaaaaagtggggtgctaagcACCCcctccaaacggggcctaactCGGCCCTCCTTCCGAACGCTGACGCGATCAGCCGATCACGCCCTCGTCCGTCTGAACCCGGAAGCACGGCGGTACTAGTAGTAGCAAGTCAGAGGAGGGCGCCACCGCGGGGCCGTGCATCGGCTGATCGGCGCATGTGCCGGGTGGCCATAGAATACTACCGCTGGGGAACCACCTTTTTAGGCGGATCGCCCCCGGAAAGTCCACACTTTTTCCTCCGCACTCGCTCCCGAGTCCCGGTTGACGCGAGCACCCACGCCACAGGCCACACGGCCCCTGACGGCCACGCCCGCACCGCCCGGTCTGCCCACGCGGCCGCCCGCGTCGCCATCCCAGCGCCGCACGCGCAGCATCATACCCTGCGGAGCTGCGGCACCCGCACcgcaccgcgcgccgccccACGCCCACCGTGTCACTCCGCACTAGTGaagtggctggctggctggctgggccTCGCGGCTGGGGCACTCCCACTCCTATTATTTCCATCGGCCGCGGCACGGcagaggcggcgcgcggccagCGCAATTCAGATCCCtcctctcgctcgctcgctcgcttccAACGCTCGCGAGCTCCCCGCGCCCGTTCCCGGCGGCCGAAGCGAAGTGGGCCCTTTTCCTGATTTCCGGGCTCGCCTCCAGCGCTCGTGCGTGCGATGCGGGCGGATCGCGCGATGGGGGAGGGGGGCAGCAGCCAGCGGATCGACCTGGGCGCGCCGCTTCGCTCGGCGCGCGGGGgcgacgcgccgccgcggtACAAGCCCGACCTCAACTCCGGGCCCGTGCGGCACCCGGGCGCCGTGCCCTTCGTCTGGGAGCAGCGCCCGGGCCAGCCCAAGAGCGTGCGCAcccgccgcgcggcgccgccgacgccgccgcggccggaggaggtgggcggcggGAGCCCCTACCACGATGCCCTGGCGGACCTCGATCTCCAGGcgctccacggcggcgccgaccgCGCCCCCCGGGCTGTCGCTGTCGCCGCGTCGCgcaaggtggcggcggtggaggaggtggcggtcgcggcggcgaggaaggaggCGAAGAAGCAAGAGGCGGTCTCGGTGGCTGCGGTGCTACGGGGTGAcggtgaagaggaagaggagaggttCTCCGACGCGCTCGACTCGCTCTCCCGCACGGAATCCTTCGCCATGAACTGCAGCGTCAGCGGCCTCAGCGGCGCGCCGGACCCCGGACCGGGCGCCGAGCCATGCGCGCCGGGCTTCATGATGGACCGCTTCCTCCCGGCCGCGCAGGCTGTGGCCGTGGGTTCCCCGCAGTACACCTTCCGgaaggccggcgccgccggtggcaCGGGCAACTCTGGCCGCGACCACGCGCGTGCGGCTGTGGCGAAGGCAAGCGTGGGCAATGGCGACGATCGGATGAGGAGAACGCCCGTGCAGCTCCCGTACCAGCACCTGCCGCCCAATTACTTGTCCTGCGCCTATCCCAGACGCGAGGAacatgaggaggaggacgaagaggatGACGATGACTACGACGTGCATAGTACCCGGGGATTTTCAGCCAAGGGCTGTGGTTTGCTCCCTGGCCTGTGTGTGAAAACCTCCTTGTTGCTCTTGAATCCAATGCCTGCAATGAAGCGCGGCAAGGCGCAAGGGCGGGGTAGAGGCCGACTGTTTCCGTCCAAAGGCAGGGGCCAAATGGCACAGAGTCCACTTGCGCGGAGCTCACAGAACAAGCATCTAGGATGTGATTCCAACGGGGTACTAATGCCATCACTCATTGCACGCCTGTTGAATTCAGCTTTATAGTTATGTCTTTCTTGGTGTTAGGAATGATTTGTTCTAACCATTTG
This window encodes:
- the LOC101766254 gene encoding uncharacterized protein LOC101766254, producing the protein MRADRAMGEGGSSQRIDLGAPLRSARGGDAPPRYKPDLNSGPVRHPGAVPFVWEQRPGQPKSVRTRRAAPPTPPRPEEVGGGSPYHDALADLDLQALHGGADRAPRAVAVAASRKVAAVEEVAVAAARKEAKKQEAVSVAAVLRGDGEEEEERFSDALDSLSRTESFAMNCSVSGLSGAPDPGPGAEPCAPGFMMDRFLPAAQAVAVGSPQYTFRKAGAAGGTGNSGRDHARAAVAKASVGNGDDRMRRTPVQLPYQHLPPNYLSCAYPRREEHEEEDEEDDDDYDVHSTRGFSAKGCGLLPGLCVKTSLLLLNPMPAMKRGKAQGRGRGRLFPSKGRGQMAQSPLARSSQNKHLGCDSNGQSWEDVYKHKLEQKYLGQGEDGSSKLTSESNQLTFWSDSQTVDGSSPYHRSIAGGMLPYRNYAVMSPSSRANGSSRIGDRDDKASRSNGSGSLERDHDRTSLVGSDHSSFKGSSSMSSGPDGAGHEDSMDHHGDTDSETCHLGVLVDTKVALNANMYDSQPGGQQIVGKNSIVKEQVNDPLTEKISEVREPKFPLDDGKDLLRDANQEFLPHLEDNNVAKKETIPLQSLLPLPVPKSPSESWLSRTLPSVTNKPPLPSFLGIQVHSKKQAPWATGHPKENDHKPSKPRQIRFADVVEKPISMGSEI